CACCGGGGCCTCGACGGCGGCAGCCGGTCTGCTCGGCGCGCTGCTGCTCGGTGTCGGTGCCCTACTGGTCACCGTCGCCAAGTGGGGCGCCAAGACGCGCCGCCGCTCCAGCTGACCGATCGCGTCCAGGGCCCGTCAGGCCCTGGACGCCCCTTCCGCCATGCGCGCACGCCATCAGACCCGGCAGCCCGGCAGCCCGGCAGCCCGGTAGCCCGGTAGCCCGGTAGCCCGGCAGCCCGGCAGCCCGGCAGCCCGGCAGCCTAAAGATCTTGGAAGGAATCGGCCCGAGGGGCATTTTTCTTCCAAGATCTTTTGGTGTCGCGGGTCAGGGTTTGCGCAGCCAGGTGCTGGGGTCAGTCACGAAGACCCCCTTACCCTGGTACCGGTCGACAACCTCCAACGCCTCCAACCGGATGTACACCTGCTGAATGGTGGACGCGCCGACCCGGTACCGCACACGAAGTTGGGCGATCGACGGCAGCTTGTCGCCGGGTTTCAGTTTCCCACTACGAACGTCGTCCATGATCGCGTTCGAAATCCGCAGGTAGTCGGGCATAGCAGGCATGACACTCCTCGCGTGGCACCACGAATTCGATCACGCGGAGCCAGCTCGGACAAGTAGCCGTAGGGACACGCTTACTCTGGGTTGACTATTCCGGGATGTGCGAATAAGTTGGCTGCCGAGCCCCCCTCGCGTGGCAACGGGTGGTGCTCAACCCACGGCCGGGGTGGGTCCACCATGGACCCACCCCGGCCCCGACGACCGCGCCCGGCCAGGGCAAACACCCACACCCGGGTACGCGGTCCGCGCCGAAGGGCGATCGACGATGTGCAATCCGTTCCGGTACCCCCGACCGCGTCCACGACACGACCGGCAGCGCAGCGGCACCTCGGGAGGCCGGTCGTGACCGTGTTCGACGAGAGCGAGCCATCCCGATTCGTCGTTCATCTCACCGTGCGGGTCGCCGACCTGAGCGCCGCGCACGTGTTCGCCCGGGCGGTCACCCGCTCGCTGTCGTACCTGCCGGAGTTGGTGCTCGGCGAGACGACGCTCTCCGCGGAGGGCCTACCGAACGTGCAGCACCAGGTCTTCTGTGACCGCCTGTTGGGCAACGGCCGCCGGTGTGTACTGCGCCCGGCCCACTACGGCGACTGCGCCCGCCGCCTCCCCCGCTGACCGCCCCGCATCCCACCAGCCGATCCACACGATTCCGGGGCAGATCACCGCGCTGACCAACCCGGGCCAGCCACAACGCTGATCGACCCAGGGCCGGCCACAGCGCTGATCGACCCAGGGCCGACCACAGCGCTGATCGACCCAGGACCAGCCACAACGTTGATCGACCCGGGGCCGGCCACGGCGCTGATCGACTCGATTGAGCCGATATGGCGGCATCAACCGGCCCCGGACACCGCCATTTCGGCCCAACCGAGTCGATCAAGCTCGTCCGGCCGAGCCCAGGGAGCCCACAGAGCCCACGACACCCGGGCCGGGCGGTCAGAAGCGTCCGCCGCCGCCCCGCCGGCCACCACCACCGCTGCGCCCGGAACCACCACTGCGCCCACCGCTGGAGCCCCCGCTGCGCCGGCCGCTCGAATACCCGCCGCTGCTACGCCGGGAACGGCTGCTGCTCCCCCCGTACCCACCGCCCCAACTGCCGCCGGACGACGAGTTGCCGGAGAGGATGCCGCCGATCAGCGCCCCCCAGAAGGCGTCCGAACCGGAGCCGCCGCCACCGAACCCACCGGAGCCACTGAACCCACCGGGCCCGCCCGACCAGCCGGAACCCCCCTGCGACCAGGCATTCGCGTCGGAGCGGGCCGAGCGGCTGGCCCAGCCGGCCAGTTTCGCCGCTTCCTGGGCGGCGGCCAGCGCGGTCACCGGGTCGGCCTCGGCCAGCGCCCGCGCCCGGTCCAGGTGCTGTCCGGCGTCGGCGAGCCAGACCCGGGACTGCTGACCGACGGCCGCCCGCCGGGTGTGCACGAAGCGGCTCGCCGCGTCGATCTCGGCCGCCGCCGTCTGGATGCTCCGGCCGAGCAACGCCTGCGCCCGCCGTACCCGCTGGGCCGCCTCGATCGAGCTGGCCAGCGCCCGGTCCAGGGCGGCGTCCGCCTCCTCCAGCCGGTGCAGGGCCGCCTGCGGGTCCGGGGTCGCGCCGGCAAACTCCGCGCGTACGGCCGCAGCCACCTGCTCCGCCCCGGTCACCGCGGCGGTCAACTCGGCCTGCCGCTCCGGCGGAAGAGCAGCACCGGGTACGCCGCCCGGCAGGACCGGCCCACCGACCTGACCTCCCGGCGCACCGAGCCCGCCGGAAGGCGTACCTGGCGCACCGAGCCCACCAGAAGGCGTACCGGCTGCGCTGGAAGGCGTACCCGGAAGGGGTTCGGGGTTGCCGGCGAGCAGGGCGCGGCCCTGGGTGATCTCGGTGTCCAGCTCGGCCAGCAGGGCGTCGGCGGCCTCCCGGGCGGTGGTCAGGTCGCCGTCGAGCCGTTCGATCCCGTCCAGCAGGGTCTCCACCTGGCCCAACGCCTCCTCGGTGGTGCGTACCCCGAGGGCGGCCCGGGGCAGGTCCGACTCACCGGCGGCGGCACCGGCGGCGTCCAGTGTGGTGCCGGCGAAGGCCAGCCGTTCCCGGGCGCCGGTCAGGTCGTCGGCGACGGTGGCCAGTGCCGTGGGCGCGTACCGGCGGTGCAGGTCGACCATGGTCGCCTCGGCCCGCTCCACCCGCTGGTCGAGGGTGGTCCGCCGGGCGGCCAGCTCGGTCAGGGCCTCGGGTACCCGAAGCTCGATGGCCCGCAGCTGCTCGAACGCCTCGGCCTCGGCGTCGAGCACCTGGTCGGCCCGCTCACACCGCTCGACGATCTCCAGCAGCCGCTGCCGGCGGGTGGCGTCGTCGACGTTCTCCTCCTGGTCCAGGCTGATCCGCAGCCGGAACGCCTCGGCCAGCTCGGTGCGCGCCTGCGCCACGGCGGCGGTGAACGCGGCGGTAGCCTCCGGACCGTACTGCCCGGTGGCCAGGGTCAGCTCCTGCTCGCTGGCGCGCAGCTCGTTGTCCAGCTCGACCAGCAGGCCGTTGGCCCGCGCCGCGATCTCGTCGGTCCGGGCCCGGGCCAGCTCAGCCGCCGCCCGCGCCTGCTTGCGCCGCCGGTGCCGGGGCACCAACCACAAGGCCAACAACCCAATAATGATCAACACCAGGGGTACGAGCACCAACGCCACCGAGCCGGCCCGTTCCCCACCCGACGGGGTGTCCGGCGGGCCGGGCTGGATCGCCGGCGCCGGGATGCTGTCCCCGTCGACGGCCGCCCGGTATCCGTTGGCGGCTCCGATCGCCGCGCCGGCCCAGTCGTTCGCGCCGAGCGCCGGCTCGATCGCCACCCGGGCCACCTCGTCGAGCTGCCCGTCGGTCAGCGGATAGTTCTGGTCGAACGAGTACGCGTACGACCGGTCCCGGGTGGCGACGGCGAGTAGCGCGTCCCGGGTGCCCAGGTCGCTGCGTTCGGCGGTGTCGTCGGCCCAGTTCTGCCCGCTCCGGCCGCTGAACGTGTGCACGTAGACCACGAAGAGCTGGAGCCCGGTCCGTTGGCGCAGCTCCTGGAGCGCCTGCTGCACCTCGCCACGGCGGTCGCCCAGCACGTCCGCCTCGTCGACGAGCTGGCTGTCGAGCCGCATCGGCCGCTCGGCCCGTACCCCGGCGGCCACCACCGCACCGCCCCGACCCCCACCGGTCCCGGTGGCCGCCGCGCTCCCGCCGGACGCGGACCCAGCCGGCACGGACCCGTCGGACGCGGCGGGAGCGGACACTCCGCTGGTCGCGGACCCGGTGGCTGCGGCCGGCAGGGCCGGCACGGTCGAACCCAGGATCAGGACGCTCACGAACAGGGCCGCCCGGCGCAACATGAACATTTCCCCAGGTTAGACGCCCAGCTCAAGCTCTCCTGCCGCCCGCCCGGGGAGGAGTCCGGGTGGTGGGCACGGCGGCGGTCACCCCAGTGGCGATGCGGGGCACATCCCGCCGCCGGTGGTCGGCGGCGACGTGGGCACGCAGACGGCTCGGGCCGGCCGCCCCGGTGAGGGGGTGGCCGGCCCGAGCCGCGTAGACCGTCAGCCGGTGGTGAGAAGGGTGCCCCTGTAGACAGAATGCGTTAACAGGGGGCCCTTCCTTACGCCTGGACGGTGATGGTCACCTCGTTGATGCCTCGGGCGGCGGTGACGGCGGTGTCGCCGTTGCCGTGCCGGGAGAGCGCCCGCAGGGTCCAGTTGCCCGGCGCGGCGAAGAAGCGGAACTGGCCGGCCGGTGAGGTCACCACCTCGGCGGTGAACTCACCTGTGGAGTCGAGCAGGCGCACGTAGGCGCCCGGCACGACCTCACCGGAGTCGGCGGTCACCAGACCGGTGATGACGGTTTCCTTCTCCAGGTCGAGGCTGGCGGGCAACGGCGCGGCCTGGTCGGGCGCGGCGCAGCCGGCGGCGGTGGGAGCAGTCATGGCGATCAGGCCTCCCCGGGCTCGTCGCCGAGCGCCACCGGCACACCGACCAGCGAGCCGTACTCGGTCCACGAGCCGTCGTAGTTCTTCACGTTCCGGTGACCGAGCAGCTCCTGCAGGACGAACCAGGTGTGCGAGGAGCGCTCACCGATCCGGCAGTACGCGATGGTCTCCTTGCCGTCGTCCAGCCCGGCGTCACCGTAGATCTTGCGCAGGTCGTCGTCGGACTTGAAGGTGCCGTCCTCGTTGGCGGCCTTGGACCACGGCACGCTGATCGCGGTGGGGATGTGCCCGGCGCGCTGGGCCTGCTCCTGCGGGAGGTGGGCCGGGGCGAGCAGCCGACCGGCGAACTCGTCGGGGCTGCGCACGTCGACCAGGTTCTTGACCCCGATGGCGGGGACGATCTCGTCGCGGAAGGCCCGGATGGTGTTGTCCGGCTCCTGCGCGACGTAGGTGGTGGCCGGGCGGGTCACCGCGTCGGTGACCAGCGGACGGGCGTCCAGCTCCCACTTCTTGCGGCCGCCGTCGAGCAGCTTGACGTCGCCGTGGCCGTAGAGCTTGAAGTACCAGTACGCGTACGCGGCGAACCAGTTGTTGTTGCCGCCGTACAGCACGACGACGTCGTCGTTGCTGATGCCCCGCTCGGAGAGCAGCGCCTCGAACTGGCTCTTGTTGACGAAGTCCCGCCGGACCGGGTCCTGCAGGTCGGTCTTCCAGTCAAGCTTGATGGCACCGGCGAGGTGGCCGGTGTCGTAGGCCGAGGTGTCCTCGTCGACCTCGACGAAGACGACGCCCGGGGCGTCGAGGTTCTTCTCGGCCCACTCGGCCGAGACGAGTGCGGTGTCGCGACTCATCAGATCACTCCCTGGTGAGGATGGATGGTGAGCCTGCGCGCGGAGATCGTGGTTGCCTCTGTCACACCACGCGCGGGACCCATGGGACGGACGGATCACGGGTTCGTGCGACGGCGCCGCTGCCGGGCGTTGGGAAGCAGGAAGGGTACGCGGACCCTGCGTGCCGGTGGCCGCTAGGCGACCTTGGACAGCCCCGCCGTCAGATGACGGGGCGACACAGGCAGGTGGCCACGCGGCACAGGTCGACCGCGCGCCGTTTGGTGAGGAGCGTCCCCATGAGCAGGGAGCCTACCAGCGATCCCGCCGAGCACCAGGGGCCCGACCACCATCCGGGACGCAGCTCACCACGGGCCACCTGCCGGGCGGTGGACGCTCAGCCGGCGGTCTGGTTGATCGGTACGTCCCGGGCGTCGGCGGTGACCGCGAGCCCACCGGGCAACGGCCGGACCTCCCGCACGGTCAGCCCGAAGGGCAGCTCCGGCAGGGGTACGGCGATGGAGATGCCCTGGGCGTACTGGTTGAGCAGGCTACGGGCCAGCGGTACGGCGGGCAGCCCCTCGGCGTCCAGGTCGTTGACCTTGAGGGACACCTCGCCCTGCTCGCTGACGACCACCTCGACGACGCCGTTGACGGTCAACCGCTGACCGAGGATGTCCACCGGCGCGGTGACGGCGAGCTGCCCGTCCCGCTCGCCGAGCTTCAGCCCTGGCCGGTCGAGCAGGGCGGCGAGGCTGTCGTAGCTGATCGTGCCGGTGCCGTCGACGGTCCGGGCGACCACGTCGCCCTGCCCGGTGCGCAGCGTGTCCAGCGAGGCGCGCACGTCCCGGGCGTCGACGTCGAGCTGGGGCAGCCGGACCGCGTTGCCCTGCACCGAGCCCTGCACGTCGCGCAGGCGGATGGAGATGCGGTCGTACCGGCCGGCCACCACTTGGTCGAGGAAGGGGAAGCCACCGACCTCCACCTCGGGGGCGGCGGACTCGACCTGCTGGTTGGCCACCTCCTGGCGGACCTGGTCGGCGATGGTCCGCTCGGCGACCGCCACGGCGACCCGGTCGGCGACGGCCAGCAGCCCGCCCAGGACCAGCAGCAGCACGACGAGCGTGACGAGCACCTTGCGCCCACGTCGCCGGGGTCGTACCTGCCTCGCCGGGTAGCTGTCTGCCACGCCGCCTCCTGTCGTCGTCGTGCCGGTCTTACCCGAGGTGAGGAAACCTCAACCGTCCGGTCAGAGCAACAACCGACACATCACGTACGCGGCCGGCGCGGCCATCGCGAACCCGGCGAGCGGGCCCTGCAGGTGCCGGGCGATCCACATCGTCGGCAGCTCACCGGCCATCAACCGGCCCGCCTCGGCGTACCCGACGGCCAGGTCGGCCAGGACGGCGGTGACCGCGGCGACCAGCCCGAACAGCGCGGCCCGGACCGGGGTGAACGGGGTCACCAGGAAGCTGCCGAAGACGGCGCTGACCAGCGTACCGACCATCGCGCCGATGACCACGCCGGCGGCTCCCCGGGGGACCTGGGGGGCCAGTCGGGGCCAGGGCAGCACCGCGTCGGTGAGCCGGGCGACGGTGAGCGCGACACCGGCCGCGGTCAGGCAGACGGTGATCGCCTGGGTGCCGGCGGGGATCCGACCGAGCAGGATCAGGATGGCGAAGGCGGTCACCCCGAGCACGGTCGTCACGGTGGTGCCGAGCGAGTCGGTCAACCGGGCCCGGTCGACCCGGCGGAAGAGCTGACCGACCACGGCCAGGACGCAACCGGCCACGACGACGACGCCCAGGGGCAGCAGGGCGGCGTCGGCGGAGCGTACCGCCATGACGTCGGCCGCCACCGCGACGCCGGCGCCGACTGCGGCGACCACCAGCAATGCCGGCGGGCGGACCGCCATCGTCCGGGCCAGGATGTAGAGCAGTTGTACGCCGAGCACGATGATCGCGAAGGGCAGCCGGTGTCCCGGCCCGGCGGTCTGCGCGCCGAGGACCAGGCCGACACCGAGCAGCGCGGCGAAAGCGGCGACGGTGAGCGAGAGCGGCCGGCGGATCTCGACCGGCGGTTCCTCCTCCTCGTCCTCCATCTCGACCTCGTCGTCGGCTCGGCGGGCTGGTTCGCTGCTCTTGCGGAACCGCCGGGGTCGCCCGCGCCCGCGCCGCTCGTCGGCGGCGTCGTCGTCGGGACCGGTACGCGCAGCCGGCGGCCGACCGGCCGGATCGTCGTCGTCGTCGGCCCACGGTTCGCGACCGGTCTCGGGCGAGGTGGAGGGATACACGCCCCGATCGTGCCAGACTTGTGGACCGTTCCGGGGAGCACGGTTTCGGCCAGGTTAAAACCTGTTCCGCGATAAGGGGCAGAACGCGCAAAGAGGATAAGCCTGGAGGGGTCGGCGAGGGTCGTCGGTTAGGCTCAACGCGTTACCCGCCCGCCAGCGACGCCGGGACCAGACGTCAGTCTCTGACGCCGGGCCAACGTCAGTTCTCAGCGCCGCGTCCTGAGGGACGCCGCTGGTCGCGTGCGGTCAGTGACCGCCGGGACGGAGGTGATCGTGTGGAGATCCTGCTGCTGGTGACCGCACGCGCAGGCGAACCATCCGCGGTTCTGCCGGCGCTCGACCTGCTACCACACTCGGTCCGCACCGCGCCACGCGACGTGCGCACCCTGGTCGCCGGGCCCAGCCCGGACGCGGTGCTGGTCGACGCCCGCTCCGAGCTCAGCGAGGCCCGGGCGACCTGCCGGATGCTGCACGCCACCGGGCTCGGCGTGCCGCTGGTGGCCGTGGTCACCGAGGCCGGCCTGATCGCACTCAACGCCGACTGGGGCGTGGACGACGTCATCCTCGCCTCGGCCGGGCCGGCGGAGGTCGAGGCCCGACTGCGGCTGGCGGTCGGCCGGTTGAGCAACACCACCTCGGGTGCCGGCGGCTCGATCCGCGCCGGCGAGCTGACCATCGACCCGGACA
Above is a window of Micromonospora yangpuensis DNA encoding:
- a CDS encoding LPXTG cell wall anchor domain-containing protein — its product is MSANQDLPLTGASTAAAGLLGALLLGVGALLVTVAKWGAKTRRRSS
- a CDS encoding winged helix-turn-helix domain-containing protein — protein: MPAMPDYLRISNAIMDDVRSGKLKPGDKLPSIAQLRVRYRVGASTIQQVYIRLEALEVVDRYQGKGVFVTDPSTWLRKP
- a CDS encoding TPM domain-containing protein; translation: MFMLRRAALFVSVLILGSTVPALPAAATGSATSGVSAPAASDGSVPAGSASGGSAAATGTGGGRGGAVVAAGVRAERPMRLDSQLVDEADVLGDRRGEVQQALQELRQRTGLQLFVVYVHTFSGRSGQNWADDTAERSDLGTRDALLAVATRDRSYAYSFDQNYPLTDGQLDEVARVAIEPALGANDWAGAAIGAANGYRAAVDGDSIPAPAIQPGPPDTPSGGERAGSVALVLVPLVLIIIGLLALWLVPRHRRRKQARAAAELARARTDEIAARANGLLVELDNELRASEQELTLATGQYGPEATAAFTAAVAQARTELAEAFRLRISLDQEENVDDATRRQRLLEIVERCERADQVLDAEAEAFEQLRAIELRVPEALTELAARRTTLDQRVERAEATMVDLHRRYAPTALATVADDLTGARERLAFAGTTLDAAGAAAGESDLPRAALGVRTTEEALGQVETLLDGIERLDGDLTTAREAADALLAELDTEITQGRALLAGNPEPLPGTPSSAAGTPSGGLGAPGTPSGGLGAPGGQVGGPVLPGGVPGAALPPERQAELTAAVTGAEQVAAAVRAEFAGATPDPQAALHRLEEADAALDRALASSIEAAQRVRRAQALLGRSIQTAAAEIDAASRFVHTRRAAVGQQSRVWLADAGQHLDRARALAEADPVTALAAAQEAAKLAGWASRSARSDANAWSQGGSGWSGGPGGFSGSGGFGGGGSGSDAFWGALIGGILSGNSSSGGSWGGGYGGSSSRSRRSSGGYSSGRRSGGSSGGRSGGSGRSGGGGRRGGGGRF
- a CDS encoding DUF1416 domain-containing protein, translating into MTAPTAAGCAAPDQAAPLPASLDLEKETVITGLVTADSGEVVPGAYVRLLDSTGEFTAEVVTSPAGQFRFFAAPGNWTLRALSRHGNGDTAVTAARGINEVTITVQA
- a CDS encoding sulfurtransferase codes for the protein MSRDTALVSAEWAEKNLDAPGVVFVEVDEDTSAYDTGHLAGAIKLDWKTDLQDPVRRDFVNKSQFEALLSERGISNDDVVVLYGGNNNWFAAYAYWYFKLYGHGDVKLLDGGRKKWELDARPLVTDAVTRPATTYVAQEPDNTIRAFRDEIVPAIGVKNLVDVRSPDEFAGRLLAPAHLPQEQAQRAGHIPTAISVPWSKAANEDGTFKSDDDLRKIYGDAGLDDGKETIAYCRIGERSSHTWFVLQELLGHRNVKNYDGSWTEYGSLVGVPVALGDEPGEA
- a CDS encoding Ms5788A family Cys-rich leader peptide, producing the protein MGTLLTKRRAVDLCRVATCLCRPVI
- a CDS encoding LmeA family phospholipid-binding protein, whose amino-acid sequence is MADSYPARQVRPRRRGRKVLVTLVVLLLVLGGLLAVADRVAVAVAERTIADQVRQEVANQQVESAAPEVEVGGFPFLDQVVAGRYDRISIRLRDVQGSVQGNAVRLPQLDVDARDVRASLDTLRTGQGDVVARTVDGTGTISYDSLAALLDRPGLKLGERDGQLAVTAPVDILGQRLTVNGVVEVVVSEQGEVSLKVNDLDAEGLPAVPLARSLLNQYAQGISIAVPLPELPFGLTVREVRPLPGGLAVTADARDVPINQTAG
- a CDS encoding winged helix-turn-helix transcriptional regulator — translated: MEILLLVTARAGEPSAVLPALDLLPHSVRTAPRDVRTLVAGPSPDAVLVDARSELSEARATCRMLHATGLGVPLVAVVTEAGLIALNADWGVDDVILASAGPAEVEARLRLAVGRLSNTTSGAGGSIRAGELTIDPDTYAARLKGRPLDLTYKEFELLKFLAQHPGRVFTRDQLLREVWGYDYFGGTRTVDVHVRRLRAKLGSEYESMIGTVRQVGYKFVVPPSRSLPDVEHAPIPV